The following coding sequences are from one Pseudonocardia sp. EC080619-01 window:
- a CDS encoding TetR family transcriptional regulator has product MGGTVRLSRERIVGQAVALLGGQGLGGLTMRRLADDLGVRPGALYYHVPSKQDLLVDVAVRILDDAPDPVPTDDPREAAIALRAALLAVRDGAELVSFAFAFRPEALGPLRDLRDAFDDRLSERRAGWAARTLVHYVLGFVAEEQNHAELVRTGIVADGAGRSRDDDAEAFHFGVAAIVSGLSTDPEALGPAPGTGRS; this is encoded by the coding sequence GTGGGGGGAACCGTGCGGTTGAGTCGGGAACGGATCGTCGGGCAGGCCGTCGCCCTGCTCGGGGGGCAGGGCCTGGGCGGCCTGACGATGCGGCGGCTCGCCGACGACCTCGGCGTGCGGCCCGGAGCGCTCTACTACCACGTCCCGAGCAAGCAGGACCTGCTCGTGGACGTCGCGGTCCGGATCCTCGACGACGCGCCGGATCCCGTCCCGACGGATGATCCGCGCGAGGCCGCGATCGCCCTGCGGGCCGCGCTCCTGGCGGTCCGCGACGGTGCCGAGCTCGTGTCGTTCGCGTTCGCCTTCCGGCCCGAGGCGCTGGGACCCCTCCGGGATCTGCGCGACGCGTTCGACGACCGGCTCTCCGAGCGCCGGGCGGGTTGGGCGGCGCGGACGCTCGTGCACTACGTGCTCGGGTTCGTCGCCGAGGAGCAGAACCACGCCGAGCTGGTGCGGACGGGGATCGTCGCCGACGGTGCCGGGCGGAGCCGCGACGACGACGCGGAGGCGTTCCACTTCGGCGTGGCCGCGATCGTGTCCGGGCTGTCGACGGATCCGGAGGCGCTGGGGCCCGCGCCCGGGACCGGCCGGAGCTGA
- a CDS encoding DNA cytosine methyltransferase: MLPEQPFLHAPSSVPIVDLFAGPGGLDVAAEWLGFPAEGVEFDANACATRRRAGLRTRQRDVRDLGPADFPDATVLTGGPPCQTFTVAGTGGGRRALERIRTLVELMVDRHDVREIVSGLDDERTGLVLEPLRWVIEAMDQERQYEAIVLEQVPAVLPVWEAMAEALERVGNYRTATGILRTEQFGVPQTRRRAILMARLGEQPALPTPTHRPYRRGVDRDQGDPRLLPWETMGRTLDRPQPFEVVSNYGTGGDPKDRGRRRFDEPAATVTGKIRRNRITGRGATRGERFTEYEAGMLQTFPHDYPWSGNDVGQQVGNAIPPRLAAHVLAGVLGIELTVEELDARVRAPWVSGLQPIVADRQVVDLDAMRLEAEPAS, translated from the coding sequence GTGCTCCCCGAGCAACCGTTCCTGCACGCGCCGTCGTCCGTCCCGATCGTCGATCTCTTCGCCGGTCCGGGTGGGCTGGACGTCGCCGCGGAGTGGTTGGGATTCCCGGCGGAGGGTGTCGAGTTCGACGCCAACGCCTGCGCGACCCGACGACGCGCCGGACTCCGGACGAGGCAGCGCGACGTCCGGGACCTCGGGCCCGCGGACTTCCCGGACGCGACGGTCCTGACCGGGGGGCCGCCGTGCCAGACGTTCACCGTCGCCGGGACGGGTGGGGGTCGGCGCGCCCTCGAGCGGATCCGGACGCTGGTCGAGCTGATGGTGGATCGCCACGACGTCCGCGAGATCGTCTCCGGCCTGGACGACGAACGGACCGGACTGGTCCTCGAACCGCTGCGCTGGGTGATCGAGGCGATGGACCAGGAACGCCAGTACGAGGCGATCGTCCTCGAACAGGTTCCTGCCGTGCTGCCGGTCTGGGAGGCGATGGCGGAGGCACTGGAACGCGTCGGCAACTATCGGACCGCCACCGGGATCCTGCGCACCGAGCAGTTCGGGGTTCCGCAGACGCGTCGTCGCGCGATCCTGATGGCCCGTCTGGGGGAGCAGCCGGCACTTCCCACCCCCACCCACCGTCCGTATCGACGGGGAGTGGACCGTGACCAGGGCGATCCACGCCTGCTGCCCTGGGAGACGATGGGACGGACCCTCGACCGACCGCAGCCCTTCGAGGTGGTCTCCAACTACGGGACCGGCGGCGACCCGAAGGACCGTGGACGGCGCCGGTTCGACGAGCCCGCCGCCACGGTGACCGGGAAGATCCGCAGGAACCGCATCACCGGGCGTGGGGCCACCAGGGGCGAGCGCTTCACCGAGTACGAGGCCGGGATGCTCCAGACCTTCCCGCACGACTACCCGTGGTCCGGGAACGACGTCGGGCAGCAGGTCGGGAACGCCATCCCGCCCCGGCTGGCCGCGCACGTGTTGGCAGGCGTCCTGGGGATCGAGCTGACCGTCGAGGAACTCGACGCCCGGGTCCGGGCTCCGTGGGTCTCCGGGCTGCAGCCGATCGTCGCCGACCGCCAGGTCGTCGACCTCGACGCGATGCGGCTGGAGGCCGAGCCGGCGTCCTGA
- a CDS encoding universal stress protein, with protein MTTSSSVPGPFLPAWLRRLTGGSGASGTGARGHGEDAGDGHRRAGPVVAVGDGELADHVACWAEQLARRAGRDLRLVVAVGARSPDDRPVSRGAAVLVRQRLDRVADDVAVRSGEVDVEAEVRIGRWADVVADEVRGAAVVVVPPGARPVRPSPVVRSAPAPPRRRPAPGGVPHRLTAADAGPGALPTA; from the coding sequence ATGACGACGTCGTCGAGCGTCCCCGGGCCCTTCCTCCCGGCCTGGCTGCGGCGGCTGACCGGCGGTTCCGGCGCGTCCGGGACCGGCGCGCGCGGCCACGGGGAGGACGCCGGCGACGGGCACCGGAGGGCCGGGCCGGTCGTCGCGGTCGGGGACGGGGAGCTGGCCGACCACGTCGCCTGCTGGGCGGAGCAGCTGGCGCGCCGGGCGGGACGTGACCTGCGCCTGGTCGTGGCCGTCGGCGCCCGGTCGCCCGACGACCGGCCGGTGTCCCGCGGCGCGGCGGTTCTCGTGCGGCAGCGCCTCGACCGGGTCGCCGACGACGTCGCGGTCCGGTCGGGCGAGGTCGACGTCGAGGCGGAGGTGCGCATCGGGAGGTGGGCCGACGTCGTCGCCGACGAGGTGCGGGGCGCGGCGGTGGTCGTCGTGCCGCCCGGCGCCCGCCCGGTGCGGCCCTCGCCGGTGGTGCGGTCCGCACCCGCGCCGCCCCGCCGCCGTCCCGCTCCCGGGGGTGTCCCGCACCGTCTGACCGCGGCCGACGCCGGACCGGGGGCGTTGCCGACCGCCTGA
- a CDS encoding PD-(D/E)XK motif protein: MSPDGTRLDTLWTAALSTSATSRFRTASSGVVTPHGPVLVAVREDDVRHLLVPIDARHSLKEDVDGRSVTLRRRVLEDESSYRTYAALALVDDGPGDLFRALCVEVLARIEADPDRAVAALRRTLTDWRALLSGARRTLGPAELAGLFGELLLLSEMLDDDPGAVAFWTGHSGSAQDFHRSAIALEVKATTAAEGRKVRIHGVGQLDGGDAMRLLLTWVRLRTDRGRSVPDLVDACLARTDDEGALLTALRDAGYLPADRAVYAGKVFDVVERRTFEVGPGFPRITASGLAGDATLAGIGGVHYDLDLDTATATDTIIDGDAARAFLEHS, translated from the coding sequence GTGAGCCCTGACGGTACCCGGCTCGACACACTGTGGACAGCTGCGCTCTCGACGTCGGCGACGTCCCGCTTCCGTACGGCGAGCTCAGGGGTCGTGACCCCGCACGGACCGGTGCTCGTCGCGGTGCGCGAGGACGACGTCAGACACCTGCTCGTCCCGATCGACGCGAGACACAGCCTGAAGGAGGACGTCGACGGCCGGTCCGTCACCCTCCGCCGACGGGTCCTGGAGGACGAGTCGAGCTACCGCACCTACGCCGCTCTCGCGCTGGTCGACGATGGACCGGGCGACCTGTTCCGCGCTCTGTGCGTCGAGGTGCTCGCGAGGATCGAGGCGGATCCGGACCGGGCCGTGGCCGCGCTGCGTCGCACACTGACGGACTGGCGGGCCCTGTTGTCCGGCGCACGCCGCACTCTCGGCCCCGCCGAACTGGCGGGACTCTTCGGAGAGCTGTTGCTCCTGAGCGAGATGCTCGACGACGACCCGGGTGCCGTCGCGTTCTGGACCGGACACTCCGGATCGGCCCAGGACTTCCACCGGAGCGCGATCGCACTGGAGGTCAAGGCCACCACCGCGGCGGAGGGACGGAAGGTCCGCATCCACGGTGTCGGACAGCTCGACGGCGGGGACGCGATGCGGTTGCTGCTGACCTGGGTCCGGCTCCGCACCGACCGCGGGCGCTCGGTGCCGGACCTGGTCGACGCCTGTCTCGCCCGGACGGACGACGAGGGTGCTCTCCTCACGGCGTTGCGCGACGCCGGCTATCTCCCGGCCGACCGTGCGGTGTACGCCGGGAAGGTGTTCGACGTCGTCGAGCGTCGGACGTTCGAGGTCGGCCCCGGATTCCCCCGCATCACGGCATCGGGCCTGGCGGGCGACGCCACCCTCGCCGGCATCGGCGGTGTCCACTACGACCTCGATCTCGACACCGCCACCGCGACCGACACGATCATCGACGGTGACGCGGCACGCGCATTCCTGGAGCACTCGTGA
- a CDS encoding alpha/beta fold hydrolase, which translates to MTGGRTEQGPAVLLLPGGAAACEGFFPGMPEALADDPGCRVIVHDRPGTGTSTEDGTLAGATAHLAALVGELGCGPVVVVGQSLGGAVATLLARDHPEVVAGLVLLDPTPVNDPAACARLERVMGVVATVTAVPPVRRLLAGLLRATMARERRRLRLRPDCAAAHERIAGSDIRVLARAVRGLAALSAGLREADLPRVPSVVVTADRAETDAVHRAHARLADAFGGPLVSWPGSTHNPQLDHPDETLAVVRELAGRVAAGR; encoded by the coding sequence GTGACCGGCGGACGCACCGAACAGGGCCCGGCCGTCCTGCTCCTGCCCGGCGGGGCCGCGGCGTGCGAGGGCTTCTTCCCGGGGATGCCCGAGGCGCTCGCCGACGACCCCGGCTGCCGGGTGATCGTGCACGACCGTCCCGGCACCGGGACGTCCACGGAGGACGGCACGCTCGCCGGGGCCACGGCGCACCTCGCGGCGCTCGTCGGCGAGCTGGGCTGCGGCCCGGTCGTCGTGGTCGGGCAGAGCCTGGGCGGCGCGGTGGCGACGCTGCTCGCCCGGGACCACCCCGAGGTCGTCGCCGGCCTGGTCCTGCTCGACCCGACGCCGGTCAACGACCCGGCCGCCTGCGCCCGGCTCGAACGCGTGATGGGCGTGGTCGCGACGGTCACCGCCGTGCCGCCGGTGCGCCGGCTGCTCGCCGGGCTGCTCCGCGCCACGATGGCCCGGGAGCGCCGCCGGCTGCGCCTGCGCCCGGACTGCGCCGCCGCGCACGAGCGCATCGCCGGCTCCGACATCCGGGTCCTGGCCCGCGCCGTGCGGGGCCTCGCCGCGCTGTCGGCCGGGCTGCGGGAGGCCGACCTCCCGCGGGTGCCGTCCGTCGTGGTCACCGCGGACCGCGCGGAGACGGACGCGGTCCACCGCGCCCACGCCCGGCTCGCCGATGCGTTCGGCGGGCCCCTCGTGTCGTGGCCGGGCTCGACCCACAACCCGCAGCTCGACCATCCGGACGAGACCCTCGCCGTCGTCCGGGAGCTGGCCGGCCGGGTCGCCGCCGGGCGCTGA
- the dhaL gene encoding dihydroxyacetone kinase subunit DhaL translates to MADTTVDADAVRRWLRVFAGTVAAQKDVLTALDAEIGDADHGANMHRGMQAVVADLDGTPGADPGAVLKQAGMTLVRSVGGASGPLYGTFFLRMATAAGAAGELDPAAFAVALRAGLDGVVARGKAGPGDKTMVDALGPATDALDEALAGGRSLDEALRAASAAADRGRDATTPMLARKGRASYLGERSVGHQDPGATSTALLVAAAATLAEPGP, encoded by the coding sequence ATGGCCGACACGACGGTCGACGCCGACGCGGTGCGCCGCTGGCTGCGCGTGTTCGCCGGGACGGTCGCCGCGCAGAAGGACGTGCTGACCGCGCTTGACGCCGAGATCGGCGACGCCGACCACGGAGCGAACATGCACCGCGGCATGCAAGCCGTCGTCGCCGACCTGGACGGCACGCCGGGTGCCGACCCGGGCGCCGTCCTGAAGCAGGCCGGGATGACGCTGGTCCGCAGCGTCGGCGGCGCCAGCGGCCCGCTGTACGGCACGTTCTTCCTGCGCATGGCGACGGCGGCCGGCGCGGCGGGCGAGCTCGATCCCGCCGCGTTCGCGGTGGCGCTGCGCGCGGGGCTCGACGGCGTCGTCGCGCGGGGGAAGGCCGGCCCGGGCGACAAGACGATGGTCGACGCGCTGGGCCCGGCGACGGACGCTCTGGACGAGGCCCTCGCCGGGGGACGCTCCCTCGACGAGGCGTTGCGCGCGGCGTCGGCGGCGGCCGACCGGGGGCGGGACGCCACCACCCCGATGCTCGCCCGCAAGGGGCGTGCGAGCTACCTGGGCGAGCGCAGCGTCGGGCACCAGGATCCCGGCGCGACCTCGACCGCCCTCCTCGTCGCGGCGGCCGCGACGCTGGCGGAGCCCGGCCCGTGA
- a CDS encoding DUF6339 family protein, protein MSILYPRLLDQAARDMHYRFTTMSVEQLRELRAFGHPSAVFAATGGQRVPAGYLEELREQIVKAAEEAGFPAAARRGSHAEFDRVVAQLLHERCGLVAAEAAVRPIWAFLALVVLPDVSYWRFPDPPPDRVLATDITRHVWGRLWWRAHLLVLPEEFADRYRLLATFGEADFDQIYARRSMLGGSRTLIRAIAETWPTIDRGGLQSRDVLRDLLKRLLRVAPVLEFDALDDLELRDQIRWEARNSVLELRRAGVGSDRPVDR, encoded by the coding sequence ATGAGCATCCTCTATCCACGGCTGCTCGACCAGGCCGCCCGTGACATGCACTACCGCTTCACGACGATGTCGGTCGAGCAGTTGCGTGAGCTGCGGGCGTTCGGGCATCCGTCGGCGGTGTTCGCCGCGACCGGTGGGCAACGGGTCCCGGCGGGGTACCTGGAGGAACTCCGCGAACAGATCGTCAAGGCCGCGGAGGAGGCGGGATTCCCTGCGGCGGCCCGACGCGGCTCACATGCGGAGTTCGACCGAGTGGTCGCCCAGCTGCTGCACGAACGGTGCGGGCTGGTCGCCGCCGAAGCCGCCGTCCGGCCGATCTGGGCGTTCCTGGCTCTCGTGGTCCTGCCCGACGTGTCGTACTGGCGGTTCCCCGATCCCCCGCCGGATCGTGTGCTCGCGACCGACATCACCCGGCACGTATGGGGTCGTCTGTGGTGGCGGGCCCACCTGCTGGTGCTGCCCGAGGAGTTCGCCGACCGGTATCGACTGCTCGCCACGTTCGGCGAGGCGGACTTCGACCAGATCTACGCCCGTCGGTCGATGCTCGGCGGCAGCCGCACCCTGATCAGGGCGATCGCCGAGACGTGGCCGACGATCGACCGGGGCGGGCTGCAGAGCCGCGATGTGCTGAGGGATCTGCTCAAGCGACTGCTGCGGGTGGCTCCGGTCCTCGAGTTCGACGCGCTCGACGATCTGGAGTTGCGCGACCAGATCCGCTGGGAGGCTAGGAATTCGGTGCTGGAGCTGCGTCGCGCCGGGGTCGGGAGTGATCGCCCCGTGGACCGTTGA
- a CDS encoding PHB depolymerase family esterase yields the protein MTAALVLVVLAATPSAAAPAAGPAPGGDRTGSYSSSEGRLAYQVHVPPSWRPDRPMPVVVAVHGCAMSGYGLNSMKATTRFDDLADREGFLVVYPTQSLLRNVQMCWNSLSPDHQDRGRGEPELLAGMIRQVVGEYGADARQVHVAGASSGAGTAVILGVTYPDLVATVTSVAGGEYGFHRAQDDLDAVTPVDNARLARSVMGPRARHVPLLVVQGDQDEVVPPFMADRLVQQWLALDALIDTGLPDADPAPDDVTRVAPPGGHPYTLTSHRGPGGAAIDSYLVEGQGHAWSGPRADGLFVDRAGPDLSEIVWDFASGRPMSTEGS from the coding sequence GTGACGGCCGCGCTCGTGCTCGTCGTCCTCGCCGCGACCCCCTCGGCAGCGGCCCCGGCCGCCGGGCCCGCCCCGGGCGGGGACCGGACGGGCAGCTACTCCAGCTCCGAGGGGCGGCTGGCCTACCAGGTGCACGTCCCGCCGTCGTGGCGGCCGGACCGGCCGATGCCGGTGGTCGTCGCCGTGCACGGGTGCGCGATGAGCGGCTACGGGCTGAACTCGATGAAGGCCACCACCCGCTTCGACGACCTCGCCGACCGGGAGGGGTTCCTCGTCGTCTACCCGACGCAGTCGCTCCTGCGGAACGTCCAGATGTGCTGGAACTCGCTGTCCCCGGACCACCAGGATCGGGGCCGCGGCGAGCCCGAGCTGCTCGCCGGGATGATCCGCCAGGTCGTCGGCGAGTACGGGGCGGACGCCCGGCAGGTGCACGTCGCGGGGGCCTCGTCCGGGGCGGGGACGGCCGTGATCCTCGGGGTCACCTACCCGGACCTCGTCGCGACCGTCACCTCGGTCGCGGGTGGCGAGTACGGGTTCCACCGCGCCCAGGACGACCTCGACGCGGTCACCCCGGTCGACAACGCCCGCCTCGCGCGGTCCGTGATGGGGCCGCGCGCCCGGCACGTGCCGCTGCTCGTCGTGCAGGGCGACCAGGACGAGGTCGTGCCGCCGTTCATGGCGGACCGGCTGGTGCAGCAGTGGCTCGCGCTGGACGCGCTCATCGACACCGGCCTGCCCGACGCCGATCCCGCACCCGACGACGTCACCCGCGTCGCGCCGCCCGGCGGGCACCCCTACACGCTGACGAGCCACCGCGGCCCCGGCGGGGCGGCGATCGACTCGTACCTGGTCGAGGGGCAGGGGCACGCCTGGTCCGGGCCCCGCGCCGACGGCTTGTTCGTGGACCGGGCCGGACCCGACCTGTCGGAGATCGTGTGGGACTTCGCGTCCGGCCGGCCGATGAGCACGGAGGGATCGTGA
- the ptsP gene encoding phosphoenolpyruvate--protein phosphotransferase has product MTVGIVVVSHSPALADAAVALAAEMVQGQDSVVECAAGTGDGGLGTDAVAIADAVTRADTGAGVVVLMDLGSAVLSAETALEFLDDDVRARVVLCPAPLVEGLVAATVTAASGAGTAEVAAEATAALLAKQNHLGEPTAGPPPDAGPARVTARFTVAAPHGLHARPAAMVVRAVRGLDADVRLRNVTAGTAAVPARSLSQVATLGALQDHEIEILADGDDAETAVRALLALAGDGFGEASAPAPAAPPVVPDVPVAASPGIGIGPAVLAGTAAVAVPPPRAGPPEVQRERLAAACGTVRAALGAVRDRAARDIGPAEAAIFDAQLLLLDDPELTGATDARIAAGTDAARAWAEAVEEVERRFAAVADDYLQARAADVRDLRDQVLRALGGDGAPDAAADGLLLADDLTPARAAELDPARTVAVLLAHGSPTAHSVILLRARGIPAVVGAAGAIRAARPGVTVALDGSTGEVVVDPDDATLAGFRRRAGDRDRRRGEALARAGEPAVTRDGTTVLVGANLGSADDARAAAGADLAGLVRTEFCFLGRAAPPTVDEQEDAYRAIAEAMTGRRVTLRTLDVGGDKPLDYLPVAPEANPFLGVRGIRLALARPELLTGQLEAVVRVAHDHPVDVMFPMVSTLDELLAARGLLDRAVTTVGRGRPAGLRVGIMVEVPATALKAAVFAPHVDFLSVGTNDLTQYALAAERGNEALAALADPLDPGVLALVAAAGAVAAPDLLVAVCGELAADPAAVPLLLGAGVRELSVSPAAVAETKQVVRGVDLDTARDLTGRALRAAGAAAVRALPG; this is encoded by the coding sequence GTGACCGTCGGCATCGTCGTCGTCTCGCACAGCCCGGCGCTCGCCGACGCCGCCGTCGCGCTGGCCGCGGAGATGGTGCAGGGGCAGGACTCCGTCGTCGAGTGCGCCGCCGGGACCGGGGACGGCGGTCTCGGCACCGACGCCGTCGCGATCGCCGACGCCGTCACGCGCGCCGACACCGGCGCGGGCGTCGTCGTCCTGATGGACCTCGGCAGCGCCGTCCTCTCCGCGGAGACGGCGCTGGAGTTCCTCGACGACGACGTCCGCGCCCGTGTCGTGCTCTGCCCCGCACCGCTGGTCGAGGGCCTGGTCGCCGCCACGGTGACGGCCGCGTCCGGGGCGGGCACCGCGGAGGTCGCGGCCGAGGCGACCGCGGCACTGCTCGCGAAGCAGAACCACCTCGGCGAGCCCACCGCCGGTCCCCCGCCGGACGCGGGCCCGGCGCGGGTCACGGCGCGGTTCACCGTCGCCGCGCCGCACGGGCTGCACGCCCGCCCCGCCGCGATGGTCGTCCGGGCGGTGCGGGGGCTCGACGCCGACGTCCGGCTGCGCAACGTCACCGCGGGCACCGCGGCCGTGCCGGCGCGGAGCCTCTCGCAGGTCGCGACGCTCGGCGCGCTGCAGGACCACGAGATCGAGATCCTGGCCGACGGCGACGACGCCGAGACCGCGGTCCGCGCGCTGCTCGCGCTCGCCGGCGACGGCTTCGGGGAGGCGTCCGCACCCGCCCCGGCGGCCCCGCCGGTCGTCCCGGACGTGCCGGTCGCGGCGTCCCCCGGGATCGGCATCGGCCCCGCGGTCCTCGCCGGCACGGCCGCGGTGGCCGTGCCCCCGCCGCGGGCCGGTCCCCCGGAGGTGCAGCGCGAGCGGCTGGCGGCGGCGTGCGGGACGGTGCGGGCCGCGCTGGGCGCCGTCCGGGACCGGGCCGCCCGGGACATCGGTCCCGCCGAGGCCGCGATCTTCGACGCCCAGCTGCTGCTGCTCGACGACCCGGAGCTGACCGGGGCCACCGACGCCCGGATCGCCGCGGGCACGGACGCGGCACGCGCCTGGGCCGAGGCGGTCGAGGAGGTGGAGCGGCGCTTCGCCGCCGTGGCCGACGACTACCTGCAGGCCCGCGCCGCCGACGTCCGCGACCTGCGCGACCAGGTCCTCCGCGCTCTCGGCGGCGACGGCGCGCCGGACGCGGCCGCCGACGGCCTCCTGCTCGCCGACGACCTCACCCCGGCACGGGCCGCCGAGCTCGATCCGGCCCGCACCGTCGCGGTGCTCCTCGCCCACGGGAGCCCGACGGCGCACAGCGTGATCCTGCTGCGCGCCCGCGGGATCCCCGCCGTCGTCGGGGCCGCCGGAGCGATCCGGGCGGCCCGGCCCGGCGTCACCGTCGCGCTCGACGGCTCCACCGGCGAGGTCGTCGTCGACCCCGACGACGCCACCCTGGCCGGGTTCCGGCGGCGCGCCGGGGACCGGGACCGGCGGCGCGGCGAGGCGCTCGCCCGGGCCGGCGAACCGGCCGTGACACGGGACGGCACGACCGTGCTCGTCGGGGCCAACCTCGGCTCCGCCGACGACGCCCGCGCCGCCGCCGGGGCCGACCTGGCCGGCCTGGTCCGCACCGAGTTCTGCTTCCTCGGCCGCGCCGCACCCCCCACCGTCGACGAGCAGGAGGACGCGTACCGCGCGATCGCCGAGGCGATGACGGGACGGCGGGTCACCCTGCGCACGCTCGACGTCGGCGGTGACAAGCCGCTGGACTACCTGCCGGTGGCGCCGGAGGCGAACCCGTTCCTCGGGGTCCGCGGCATCCGGCTGGCCCTCGCTCGCCCGGAGCTGCTGACCGGCCAGCTGGAGGCGGTCGTCCGGGTGGCCCACGACCATCCCGTCGACGTCATGTTCCCCATGGTCAGCACGCTCGACGAGCTCCTCGCGGCCCGCGGGCTGCTCGACCGCGCGGTCACCACGGTCGGCCGGGGCCGGCCCGCGGGCCTGCGGGTGGGGATCATGGTCGAGGTGCCGGCGACGGCGTTGAAGGCGGCGGTGTTCGCCCCGCACGTCGACTTCCTCTCCGTCGGGACGAACGATCTCACCCAGTACGCGCTCGCGGCGGAACGCGGCAACGAGGCCCTGGCCGCGCTCGCCGACCCGCTCGATCCGGGGGTGCTCGCCCTCGTCGCCGCCGCGGGCGCCGTCGCCGCGCCGGACCTGCTGGTCGCGGTGTGCGGGGAGCTGGCCGCCGACCCGGCGGCCGTCCCGCTGCTGCTCGGGGCGGGGGTGCGGGAGCTGAGCGTCTCCCCCGCCGCCGTCGCGGAGACCAAGCAGGTGGTGCGCGGGGTCGATCTCGACACGGCCCGCGACCTGACCGGCCGGGCGCTGCGCGCCGCCGGGGCCGCCGCGGTGCGCGCGCTGCCGGGCTGA
- a CDS encoding very short patch repair endonuclease, translating to MVPMSQVVPSSPDVSARMSRQARTGTSPEVALRRELHRRGRRFRVEYRFDIDGLRRRRADVVFTRYRLAIFVDGCFWHRCPEHATSPKSNGEWWATKLARNVERDRDTDERLVDAGWSVIRIWEHEAADSAADAVEDVLDREAARLV from the coding sequence ATGGTTCCGATGTCGCAGGTCGTGCCCAGCAGCCCGGACGTCAGCGCACGGATGTCCCGTCAGGCTCGGACCGGGACCTCCCCGGAGGTCGCCCTCCGGAGGGAGCTCCATCGGCGCGGCAGGCGGTTCCGCGTGGAGTACCGCTTCGACATCGACGGCCTCCGCCGTCGCCGAGCCGACGTGGTCTTCACCCGGTACAGGCTGGCGATCTTCGTCGACGGTTGTTTCTGGCACCGTTGCCCGGAGCACGCGACCTCCCCGAAATCCAACGGCGAGTGGTGGGCCACGAAGCTCGCGCGCAACGTGGAGCGGGACCGGGACACCGATGAGCGCCTCGTGGACGCGGGGTGGTCGGTGATCCGGATCTGGGAGCACGAGGCCGCCGATTCCGCGGCGGACGCGGTGGAGGACGTCCTCGACCGGGAGGCGGCGCGTCTCGTGTGA
- the dhaK gene encoding dihydroxyacetone kinase subunit DhaK, which yields MKKLINDPADVVAESLVGVARAHPAQLRVDHENRVVLRADAPVRGKVGLVSGGGTGHEPLHSGFVGRGMLDAACAGEVFTSPVPDQMVAATRAVDGGAGVLHVVKNYTGDVMNFEMAAELAGAESGVAVESVVVDDDVAVQDSLYTAGRRGVGATLLVEKLAGAAAEEGRDLPAVAEIARRVDAGARSMGMALTSCTVPAKGTPTFDLPEDEIEVGIGIHGEPGRRRVPLTTARETAEMLVEPVLTDLDFTGGGGVVAFVNGMGATPLLELYLMYGEIAALLEKAGVTVARSLVGSYVTSLDMAGCSLTLLRLDDELVRLWDAPVSTTALRWGV from the coding sequence ATGAAGAAGCTCATCAACGATCCCGCCGACGTGGTGGCCGAGTCGCTGGTCGGCGTGGCCAGGGCACACCCGGCGCAGCTGCGCGTCGACCACGAGAACCGCGTCGTCCTGCGGGCCGACGCCCCCGTCCGGGGCAAGGTCGGTCTGGTCTCCGGCGGCGGGACCGGGCACGAGCCGCTGCACAGCGGTTTCGTCGGGCGCGGGATGCTCGACGCCGCCTGCGCCGGGGAGGTGTTCACCTCGCCCGTGCCCGACCAGATGGTCGCGGCCACCCGGGCCGTCGACGGCGGCGCCGGCGTGCTGCACGTGGTCAAGAACTACACCGGCGACGTCATGAACTTCGAGATGGCGGCCGAGCTCGCGGGCGCCGAGAGCGGTGTGGCGGTGGAGTCCGTCGTGGTCGACGACGACGTCGCCGTCCAGGACAGCCTGTACACCGCGGGCCGGCGCGGCGTCGGTGCGACGCTGCTGGTCGAGAAGCTCGCCGGGGCCGCCGCCGAGGAGGGCCGCGACCTGCCCGCCGTCGCCGAGATCGCCCGCCGGGTCGACGCCGGCGCCCGCAGCATGGGGATGGCCCTGACCTCGTGCACCGTCCCGGCGAAGGGCACCCCGACGTTCGACCTGCCCGAGGACGAGATCGAGGTCGGGATCGGCATCCACGGCGAGCCCGGACGGCGGCGGGTCCCGCTCACCACGGCGCGCGAGACCGCGGAGATGCTGGTCGAGCCGGTGCTGACCGATCTCGACTTCACGGGCGGCGGCGGGGTGGTCGCGTTCGTCAACGGCATGGGCGCCACCCCGCTGCTCGAGCTCTACCTGATGTACGGCGAGATCGCGGCGCTGCTGGAGAAGGCCGGGGTCACCGTCGCCCGGTCGCTGGTGGGCTCCTACGTCACCAGCCTGGACATGGCCGGGTGCTCGCTGACCCTGCTCCGCCTCGACGACGAGCTCGTCCGGCTCTGGGACGCGCCCGTGTCGACGACCGCGCTGCGCTGGGGAGTCTGA